The genomic window TACTGCATTCCAACCATTTAGCCCCCATAAACGCAATTCTGCAAATTCTGGATGCTGCGATAAAAATTGCTCCGCATCATTAATTGTTTGGAATGAATTCACCATACCAATAGCACTGCATTCATCCGATCCTGTGCGATGATACCAATAAAATTGTGGATAACATGATTGCTCGGAAAGCCATACTAACCCCGGAAATGGATATTTAGCATCGAGTTGCCATTCTAAACGCGTCAATTCTGACGCATTTAATGTTAGCGCAGACAAATGATGGAACATTTCACTTATTAAATTATCTATATTTTTATATATCACTGTAAATCCTAAATAATTCAAGATGCTGTAAATGGTAAGTCAAACTCTTCTGCAAATCACATTCCCATATATTCTAAGTAATATAATCACAGTAAAACCATTCCTATCTAAATCATACCATCACCATAAGAGCGTGCTAATTGACCGATGGCTATCACTCATCAACAACCTGCTTTACTCTCAGGTAAGCTAACAGCAACTTAAATATAATGTATACATTCCTACTGCGACACTTAGCGATACTTTTGATAATTATATCGCGCAATAGTATTAATTAATACATTGATTACTCATAGAAATTGACAGAAAGCAGAACAAAATCAAATTACTGTTAATTTCTCAATATATTGCATTTAAAATAAGCAAAAGATAACAAATTTAAATAAAAACGTTAGTTCCTTGACAAAGAGATTACTAATGCTTGTAGATATTGTTTTTCTTATGATAGAAAAATCTTCCAATTCATTATTACCTAGCCATTCAATTTCTAATCAAGACTTTCACATTTTAATATCGTCTAAAACATTTAAATTAAAGTAAATTAATTCTATTAGATTATTTTTAATGGAGGTTGCTAATTATTTCACGGCAAAGTTATTACTGAAACAGCCTTATCATTATTATTTGTAACCTTACAAATGAATTATAATAATCAATTGGAGTAAAATAATTATGAATGAAAAAACATACGACAAAATAATCAGTAATGAAAATATTGCTGAAACGACATTAGCGCTATTAACAAATCAGCATGCATATTCAGCTCGCTCCGCCGGAATATTTACTTTACATGACCTAGTCAATATCCATAAATATATTAATTTTGCCTTATCATTACCAAATTCCGCAAGTGAAGTTTTATCTTGGCTCAATATTAGTACATCTGATAAATTACCAATAGAAAAAGAAAGTTTAACTGATGCAATTGAACTCACTCGGCAACATGCAGGTGAATGGGATAGCATAGAACAGCAAGTCAAAGAACAATCAATTAATTTATCGTTAATTAGCCGTAATATCACACAAACAGGTAACCAAATACTTGATTATATTAATCACATGCCAGTGATTCAACAAATTTCAAATATCCTGCAAGAGTTATCCATAGAAAAATTAACAAAACTTTATTATAAGAGTGATGATCAACAAATTGCTACAGAGTTATTAAGTATTTTAAAACTCATTAAAGATGACATTCAAGTTCAAAGACATAAAACCGCGAAAGTTAAACATGTTATTTCTGATTTTCGTATTCGTATCATTGGAGGGAACTTATCAAGCCATCAGCATGTAGAATCTTTATTATTTAGAATAAAATCTATTTATATGCAGCTTGATGCCCATAATGATAATAATAGCGATGAAGATTCATACTTAACCAATAAAATAGAAAATTTAAAAAAAGAAGTTCATAAGTTAGAACAAGAGTACAACCATTTTGTGAAACTCAGCTTTACCGGACTGGTCGGTGGCTTAATCGGATTAATTATTACAGGAGGGATTTTTGGAAGCCAAGCAGAAAAAATTCGTAAACAAAAAAATGTCCTATTAGAAGAGATTGCTGACCTTAATAATCAAGTAAACAAAAATCGTTTTATTAAAAAAATATTTTCAGTATTCAAATACAGCTCCAGCAAATTGAAAGTTATTTTAAAGATGCTCGCTTAGCAGTTGAACATTTGGATTATATGTGGTTAACCATATTAACGGAAATGAATCAATCTATAGAGATATTTTCTCGTATCGATAATGCAGCTAATCTTTTAAAATTTATAACTCGCTTTAAGAAAATAATCGCATCTTGGAGTTCCATTCAAGATTATTCAGAACAATTAATTAATTTATTTGATCCACTACATTCAATTAGTATTAATCAATAGCCAGGTGATCTTATGAATAACTCATTGCAAATACCCTCTTTTTCTTCTTTTATAGATTTCTATCAAATAAGAATTACTGCTAATTATCTTCATCTAAATACCTATGAACTACTATATTATGATACTGCTATTTTTGATTTAACAAAGCGAATTACAGCTAAAGTTGAACAATTTAATGAACTTATTCGCAATATGCTACCTACATTAAAAATAAAAACGAGTTATATTACAAATAGCATTCTGCAAAATACATCATCACAAATAGAAAGTCAGGTTTTTAATCCTCAGCAAAATATTATTTTATTACAGGAATTAATAGAGGATTTAGTCAGTCTTAATACTGAAATTAATAAATTAAAATTACCTTTGCGTTCAACGATAGATTTTTTATTAGAAATAAATTTAGATGAAAAATGTAAAAATAAAGTTTTATATTATGAAGATCAAAAAAAACATATTAAGGTATTAAAAGAAAAAAACATCCTAAAACTAACAGAAATGAAAAGTGTTCTGGATTTAGTGACCAAAGCAGAAGATATTATTTTAAAAAATAACTTATCATATATTTTTGATAAGGTATTCCCGAGCAAAGATAAAATTAATGCTATAAATATAGAATCAGCAGAAAAAGACATCTTAATATTAGCAATTGATACCGCAAAGCAATTATTATCACTAATTGGCGATGGATTAGCCTTTATGGACTTAGTCAAAACCCGCCATCACCTCAATAATTTAATCAATGATTTAGA from Providencia sneebia DSM 19967 includes these protein-coding regions:
- a CDS encoding alpha-xenorhabdolysin family binary toxin subunit A; protein product: MNEKTYDKIISNENIAETTLALLTNQHAYSARSAGIFTLHDLVNIHKYINFALSLPNSASEVLSWLNISTSDKLPIEKESLTDAIELTRQHAGEWDSIEQQVKEQSINLSLISRNITQTGNQILDYINHMPVIQQISNILQELSIEKLTKLYYKSDDQQIATELLSILKLIKDDIQVQRHKTAKVKHVISDFRIRIIGGNLSSHQHVESLLFRIKSIYMQLDAHNDNNSDEDSYLTNKIENLKKEVHKLEQEYNHFVKLSFTGLVGGLIGLIITGGIFGSQAEKIRKQKNVLLEEIADLNNQVNKNRFIKKIFSVFKYSSSKLKVILKMLA
- a CDS encoding alpha-xenorhabdolysin family binary toxin subunit B; translated protein: MNNSLQIPSFSSFIDFYQIRITANYLHLNTYELLYYDTAIFDLTKRITAKVEQFNELIRNMLPTLKIKTSYITNSILQNTSSQIESQVFNPQQNIILLQELIEDLVSLNTEINKLKLPLRSTIDFLLEINLDEKCKNKVLYYEDQKKHIKVLKEKNILKLTEMKSVLDLVTKAEDIILKNNLSYIFDKVFPSKDKINAINIESAEKDILILAIDTAKQLLSLIGDGLAFMDLVKTRHHLNNLINDLEEKIYQLEKYNNQILSLMALTQKITYIDEKKSYIVQTLQSLLTYIQAWDQFIKNCLVSPDCNAQIAIQGCYSLMQFLSETEYQYNRELVD